Sequence from the Drosophila innubila isolate TH190305 chromosome 3L unlocalized genomic scaffold, UK_Dinn_1.0 0_D_3L, whole genome shotgun sequence genome:
TTTCAACAGACTGTTGCGATTTTGCCTAGTTCCCTTAGTGGGTTAAATTCAGTTTCCTACATCTGGGCAGAGTTGTGCTCATGTGCATGGTATGTTTGTTgttaaataatgttattaacaaattcatacatatatgttatcCACAAACAGGCCAACAAGCattgtgtatatttgtttCATCATTGTACATTATTTTCagcatttgaattaattttataaaatgttatcgATTTGATATGTAAGCAAAACTGTAAGAAAAACgtgttataaattatataattattaaaatgagaGCAGTAAATTATGGAGTATGTAAATGGaaagttaaaaacaaattgtgttttctttctgacacttaaattaaatttaaatgtgtaaCCGTTTGCTTTTCGGGATTTTGACAGTATCTATAATACTAGAATATACCAAATAGCAATTTGCGAGCTCGCTGTTATTAACGAGCAGCTGACTGTTAAGCACTGTTGGCTACTTttttctctaaaaagttggcaacactggctgtttagttttgttattgtttgcttGAGTGCAAATTGAACgtgatttatttactttttaaatggaaCGACGCAACAACGATCCAGGAGCCGTGCAATATGGGAATTTCATGAATTATTACCAATTTAATTCGGCCATCGAGCGAGTCAAACTGCTGCCAGAGAAGGACATTTGGCTGCCTAGTAAAAATGACACGAGGCAGGAAACTGAACCTTATTTGGTTTTGGATGTGGGCTGCAATTGTGGCGTCTTCACACAGTTGTTGCAACACTTTCTGGAGCAACAAATGCAGCGTCCGGTGCACGTGCTTGGTGTGGACATTGACGACCGATTAATCGAAAGGGCAAAGACGGAAAACACATGTCCTGAAAAGATCACTTACTTTACTGCAGACGTCTTAAATGCGGCTGATTTCGACACTCCGGTTAAATCATATTTGGAGCAACATCATCGCCATAAGTTTGATGCCATTTGCTGCTATTCCATTACCATGTGGATTCATTTAAATCATCACGACAGCGGCTTACAATTCTTTCTGCGGAAACTCTCGGAAATGGCAGAACTCTTTGTGGTGGAACCGCAGCCCTGGAAATGTTACCAGACCGCAGAGCGTCGTCTAAAGCGAACTGGCGAGGTATTCCCACTGTTCCTGGAACTAAAATGGCGCTCAGATGTGgagcaacaaattcaaaaatatctggAGCAAGAGTTGCGCCTGCAGAGTGTTTATGAATCAACGCCGACCAAGTGGCAGAGACGAATATGTTTCTATAGATGAGTTGCCGGGCTTCATTAAGGGGCAATGGAAATCTCTTAGGgctgcataaatattattgctaACATCGATAGTTTTC
This genomic interval carries:
- the LOC117787312 gene encoding probable RNA methyltransferase CG11342, with protein sequence MERRNNDPGAVQYGNFMNYYQFNSAIERVKLLPEKDIWLPSKNDTRQETEPYLVLDVGCNCGVFTQLLQHFLEQQMQRPVHVLGVDIDDRLIERAKTENTCPEKITYFTADVLNAADFDTPVKSYLEQHHRHKFDAICCYSITMWIHLNHHDSGLQFFLRKLSEMAELFVVEPQPWKCYQTAERRLKRTGEVFPLFLELKWRSDVEQQIQKYLEQELRLQSVYESTPTKWQRRICFYR